Below is a window of Tachysurus fulvidraco isolate hzauxx_2018 chromosome 11, HZAU_PFXX_2.0, whole genome shotgun sequence DNA.
CATTCGTTTTGAATAACCCTGTACAGCTTCAAAAATGAACGACATTCATTACTGAGCATctaaaactaatttttttaatttaattattaccTTCTGATATCGACGGCTCAGTGCGGTGGCCAAATTGTTGAACGTTTGTTTATTCCAGCGCATGGCCAAGAGAGTCAGCATGTCTGTGCGTCCTGCAAACACAGAAAATATCATGTTACCATATTCCCCCTGTAATGATGTAACAAGTGCAGTAGAAGGTCATTTTACCTGCTTTAGACATGTGTTTTGTGGTCACTGCAATCCTGGAGAGGAAAGCATTGCACTGTTCCACCTCTACTCCTAGTGTTAAACCAGCCCCATCCTGATATGCTCCACTCCATTTTACCTGATTaggaatgaaaaataaaaatatattacaagTTTTGATATTCATTTGCAGATTTTATTAATCTCATAGCAAAGTTCACCTACTTTGCACTTAAAATCATGTGCTTTGGCATGGAATACTGAAAGAAAGGGCTTCATGTTAAGAAGGTGCTGGAGCTCTGGGCAGCTTTTTGCAATTCTTTGGAGGTAAGGCCAATATTTGCAGGTCACATCCATACAAAAAAAGTGATTTGCCTACTAGCCAGCCATTTTTGCAGGTACAGGGGATAAGCAAAAATTTCCCCCCGTACATATTTAATGCACAGAGTAGCACTCCATGCCGACACACCGCAAGCTCCAGTCCCTCCTCGTCTACCTTGCTAGCAGATCTTTGGGAGGTCTCTCTGGCTGCTGACCACTCCCCTCCACAAACACCTCTTCCACTGACCTATAATATAGAAAATTTGTAGTTGGAGGCAATTGTACTCCTGTATAAAGTCTAATCATCTGCAattttacagtacatgtctGGATGCTTTGTGAATGTAGTCCACAAATCTTGTCACATCTTCATCCTTAGCTATAAAGACGTCTTCAAAGATATAAAGACGCCTGTTCTTCAGATCTATACAAAAAAAACGAACAGGTACACAAAAGTTAATAATGCATTGTAATCTAATTTAACTTTAGTGTGCACATTAAAtggatattttttcttattaatattgtttCAACAGTGTGACATTATACCGAGTTTTGGTATACCTAGCTGCATTCTTGAAACGGTAAAGCTTGCGGTTTCCATCTACTGAAACTGCCAGAATATCTGGGGTGCATGCAGGACAGATGAAAGGCTCTTCCTTGCAGATTTTGTCCATCTCAAAACGGACAGCCTCCCACTCAAAAAAGCTTTTCTGAAAACTGTCTGTGGAGATCTTGCCAGTCTATTAAAAGTAAAGAAACCAACAgataataatgtaaaacaatTGCATTAGCATCAAACACCATTCAACCCAGAATACAGAAAGAACCAATACTGTaggataaataaatgtaatactCACACGACCAAAGTGGACAGTTCGCTGATCCAGCATTCTTGAAAAAGCTTGACAGGACAGTCCTGGTGCTGCCATCTTCATTTCTTCAAATGAAAAAAGACATCTGTGGCATAAATTGTGGCAAAGTTAAGGGTTGCAGGCCAGTAGTCACTTCGATTTAGCTCGACCACTCCAGCAGCCCAAGTCGCTTGGCATGCCTCACAAATCAACTCAGGCATGCTTAGATCATATCGTCCTAAACCTTAAGTGATTAATCAGGTTTTGAATTatttcaaccttttttttttacatgacttTGTATACTTGTAAAACATTAGTCATTTGTAGCTCTTACAATGGAGAGGATGTTACAAAGGAGAGGATCTCTTCAGGTTCCAAGCGCTGATCCATCATCTAAAGAAACTTATGGCCAAACTTATGGAGGTAGAGCAGGTATAGATTTTTACCTTCACACGCTTACCATTCATTGTGATCACAGCAACAGTCTTCCCTGGGCTGACCCTCAACGACACTGGTGAAAAACCGCAAATTTTGTCAGGAACCTCCACAGGCACATGGCGCACTGAATAAGATCAAAGCTGAATTAAGCTCATCTGGATTGACTGAGTAATATAACATTGGAACGATTCTAAGGTATATTGTACAATGCTGAAAAAGTAAACAGAGATGCTCAAAAAGCTGACTGACATGAAGTGTACACATAAATTCAATATCAAACAACAAGAGACAAAAAGGCATATTTAAATAGTAAAGCTTATGAGGACTTACAATTCCTAGAATGATATTTATGTTGTCCAGACACAAACAAGAACTTACCACAATGGGAAAGAGCCTTATCTACAACAAAAGTTGTTGGAGGCAATGGCTGGTAGAATCCAGGAGTCATGGCATCTCGGTTATGGAGAACATGTCTGGTGTGCATGATGACGTCACATCCAGCACAAAAGAAGGGGCGTGGTCGACAGTCAACACCGGACAGCAGCTGGTTTGCTTCCACACAGTTGGCAGATGTGTGTTACCACATTTTCTCGTGCCACAGCTGTGTTCACCAGGCGAGAGGTCTCTGCCCTCCACTTCTCTGAAATGAGACTTTGTCTTGTACTCCAGTTTGAGGAAACTAGGAGATGATCTCTTGAGGTTCCAAGAGCTGATGCATCATCATCTAAAGAATCGCTCAGTGAGTGCTGGAGATCTTGCATGAAACACTCTGTTAAAATAGTATGgaatattaaaacacacacacatagactcaAACATACTTCATTCTgtaaattacattatatataataaaaatgcggtagaaaatgagtgagtgagatgtaatatatatatatatatatatatatatatatatagtaatttaCAGAATGAAGTACACACCAACAGTCTCTGGAGAAAAGGTCACCTCACAGTTATTGTCAGGATTATTGAAGTGAGCATCAGTTTTCCGAATGTGATCAGCTGTACCAcctaaaaacaataaagaacaaCATTCAGAACATTTACAACTTGTCCCACTATTTTATCTCCCTTATTACCAGTGTAAATTGGTCCCAACTCACTGTTTAACATTTACTCGAGAGGAATAGCAGACTATTTATTTCCCAAACCCAAATGTAGACAGTTCAGTTGCTTGCAGTTATCTGTATATAAGTTGTCAAACAGAtatgtaaagcaaaaaaaaaaaaatgcttgctGTAGAAgcagatcataaaaaaaaactgacaacaCACTCAGAACAAACTGCTTCAAACAAACCTTACCAAGTCCAATCATTTAGTGAAGTTTATACTTCATTAcacaaatacaatttattttcatgttaaaaATCAGTGCTTCTGGTTTGATTGTTTCCATCATATTCCTTGTCTGATACATTCATAAGTGCCTAAACAATCCAGGTGTTCAATATATCTTGAATGAAAAATTATACTGACCCTTGTTTGACTGATTCCTGCTTGATCTTGGTCTTGTATAGACAATGTTTccatcatctctctttctccaatGTACCCTTGGTTCAGGTGTTTTTACTGGTGCTGCTTCCTCCTCTCCCTGCAGCTCTTGAAGTAAGCCATCAAGACTTTGGAGCTCATCATTGATTTCTTGATGCTCAACCAGGTTATCCAGCAGCATAAACTGTTCTTGTAGTTCTGAATCACTCATGGTGAGgggcagaaacagaaacagacagaaagacaaacagataaaacaacaacagatgtaaacagtgagagagaaagagacagagagagagagggtgagagggaGAGCAGAATAACAAAGATGTGGCTCTTAAAAGTGCCTTTtgctattttgtgtgtgtgtgtgtgtgtgtgtgtgtgtgtgagagagagagcgagagtgagataaggggattaaaataaaagaggaatGTTTGAAGCTGGCAAATCTAAAAGACCTaatgagacaaaaaagaaagatttagaATTCAGAAATGAACACCTTAcatatttatcattattttctGGCAACACTGTTCCTCAtctgaacatttataaatgGCTAACGTATTAAAGTGCTACTGCCAGTTTGGTAACTTacttaaaacacacaatttCCAAATATCATACAATCTCCTCTATTTCCTTGCATGattaaatgtggaaaaataaataaacaaacttgaaTGTAATTAGCTATATTAGCCTGCCTACTACACATTTGGTGCAGcaagttatatttttataatgtctGCATCACGAAACTGCTACCTTTCACTTCTACAGCTTCTAAACACAACTTCTTCACCTGATTGAACAGTTTTTGTTCCGTAAATTATAGGTATTGTCCCCAATTATATTAATGAACTGTTCTACTTACCGAGTGGAAAATCGCAATGGAGCATGGGATCTCCGTACAATGACGTCAGCACCACTGatgaatttattaataaattaatcaattaatcaatcaatgaattaattctaataaaacaaacaaataattttaaaaaaccctaatacaaataaataaaaaaaataaaataataaataaacgtGGTGAGGGAAGACATGCAGGTAAGGAAGACATGCGTGGTGAGAAAGAGGCAGTTTTAGAGGCGTGAATAAAAACATGACCTGGATTGAGTAGCCCTGCCATAATTGATTCATAgcaagctattttttttattcttatttatcgTAGTCCCGATCCCGTCTACAGACGTCTATGGGAACCCCTGCACGTTGAAAAATGACGCTAAAGGGATACCCAGTGCGTCAAAATGTGACTCCGGGGGATTCTGACCAAGCGTCCATATGTGACGAGTTGGGAGTGAGAACGTGttgtttgccgcagtctcagcgctctagcgcctttctttcatgctttttcgtgaaaccttatgtAACCTTCCTGGTTAAGGCATTAAGAATAGAAAAAGAACCGACTACGCCACCTGGGTTACCCAGGAAAATAAGTTAAACCAAAAATAAGTTACAATAATATGAAGGACCCTGCTGGTTCTAATGGGATTGAAGACAGAGACGGGACTTTCCAAAAAAATGAGTAcaactttattttacaaaaacaagaaaaaggaaaaCCATTTGCTCTTAAAAACATTTAGATACAAGTGTACAGTTTACCGATTAGTTACCAACAATGGAGAAAACGACTAGACTAGGTCCGCCTTAACaaagagggacaaacacacaacaaagcaGTGCATAATAATTAACACTGATAAACCAAGGGAAAAAAGGGATAAACCAAAAGGACGACAAACATACACTCCCTCTGTTAAGCCTCACTAATCACAGTTCGTTGTCCGATAGTCAGAGGTGGATATATATGCGGTAAACATACACTCAAACAAAAgacgcaaaagaaaaaaaaaaaacaaaaaacaatacaaatgacagtCCAGTGATAACCggtaaaaacagattaatttaaAGAGCACCAAAACGgcttgaaagaaagaaatacaaaaccGGTTAATTCGATAAATTTGTACTCAGAATAAATATACGGCAATGCAGTACTGACGTATCATCCCAGTATTCAAGATCTAGTGTTCACCGCTGCAACGTCCGCACTATGCCGACTGTAACCCAATAATGAGTCAAGTTTAAAACAGCTCtgaaaaatgtacataaaacaaacagcaataatCAGAACAGCAACTAAGAAAATAGACGTAATAAAACGGCAGCTTAAAACGGCAGCTAGAACCAGCAACTAAGGAAATAGCCGTAATAAAACAGCAGCTAGCGCTCTTTGGCCGCACCAGGGGAAAGCGACAGGAAAATATAGCCAAAAGGCCTTTTCTGCCCACACAAGATGCACACGGAAGAGAAATTTAACAGCCCCACTCCAATGTGCTTTTTATAAAGCCACTAGCATGCTGCACTAATTATGTGGCACAGGTGTGCTCCATGTCGATGCGTAGCTCAGCAGCAGTGGGCGTGTCTCCGGACCGGGAATccccccatcaaaataaaaaccaaacctAAAAAGATATTGCACATGTCacacatgtacaaaagtgcttatcaggagctgaaaagccgtttgccgcagtgtcagcgctctagcgcctttctttcatgcttttttcgtgaaaccttatataagcacacatctgacaagcttgacatgggctgtttcaccttgtttccatgaaacatgcagtgtgtttatgtcagaaatctcgggaaaaaaagctttttttataacattattttatgctaaataataaaaaatataatagttcatattaaaggccaatatgttgataaaaatatgatttacactcgaaaagctaatgatttgtgtgtggtatgaacattttcatgcaatcttaggtatcagcatgggttttgagtgaatgcaTGTACGAAagtgagctgaaaagccgtCTGCCgaagtctcagcgctctagcgcttTTCTTTCAACATTGTCAAACTGTGTGCTTAGTGAAAAACAAGGGGTCCTCGTTTTTAACAGAAACAATTGCATTgaaatgtgtacattttttgGTATCCAAAAAGGCATTTGTGCTGGATATCAaaaataagtatgtaataatAGACTTTTCGgttttaaagtatatttatatttatgtgcaATATGTTTGAGCCATAGATTCCCCCTCAAAAGACTGGGTTTGTTATTAGAAAGGATAAACCTTTCTTGTAAATGTTCTTTTATCGTTTGCCATTCTAGGAAAGAATCAGTGActttatagtctgttttgtatTCACTTTTAATTTTGACTCGTTTCGTAACCTATTGATGACGTCAATATGTGGACTATACAATTCAGGACAAAACGAATTGTGAAGCAGTTTTTGTCAATAGACTTGATTTCTTGCCACTAGACGGCGGCTGACGACAAATGGCGCGTCTCCATGCGCGCTCATGTGAAGACCCTTTAAAAAGAAAGCCATCGTGCGCAGAGTGTTGGAGCGATTGACAGACAGGCAACGGAACAGCACGGCAGCGGATTGCGTTGTTATTAACTATGTCTTTGTACCGTAACTCAGCGTGGTTTCTGAAAGGATGCATCGAATTTACCAAGTAAGAAACAAAACTGTTGCATCTTTTACACGTATACTGCTGAACGtattcaaatattaatataCAGAAATTTGTATAGTTATAATGGATTCCCGTTCGTAGGATAAATAgtttaacaatttattattgTGTGAAAATAGGCCTTAAATAGAATTCTTCTTGCCCAgctaagagacacacctttaaCCTATGGTCACTAATAATTACTACTATTATCAATGTCACCCTCACAGTCACTTTGTTTTCCCCCTGTAAATGAAAATCAGAAATATGTTGTTAAACGTTGTCTGAAATTCATACTTAAGTAATGTACCCGAAATCGTTCAGCGTTCTTTTCACCTAGGATATTGTTGTGTAAACTGCAGCtgtttatgaatttttttgatttttcatAAGCACGGAACCACAAAATATGTATAGACAAaatggaaagaggaaaaaaataagagtgaaaatggaaatggaaatagaAAATTTAAAAGAATGAAGGAAAGCTGAGCGTATATGAGTTTGGGAAAAGCTGCTGGTTGCGCAAAGTTTGGGAAAGCTGCCATATGTATCAGCAGAGATTCAAATTCTATTTTCTATctgaaaatatttgtaaaatgcATAATTTGTCTTTAGTGTTTAGTCTGTAttgattttgaatttttttgtagTCTGTATTGCAGAAAactgcagaaaataaaataagttgaGGAGTAACAGTGCTGTTCATGGTGGAGATGAATGCTGCCTCATAGCTCCAGATTTGAAGAAGCTTTGTCACAAATTCATACATATTCtgcacagtaaaattcttttaTTACATATCCCAGCTTAATAGGAAGTTGGTTTGTACATGTCATTGCATGTTCATGAGGGCTTCCTCTGCGTCCttgtttcctcccacctcccaggAATGTGTATGTGGTATTGTTGCTCTGCAATGAACTAGAATTCCTTTCGTGTGCTTTTGACCAGTGCTATTGGGATCAGGTCAATAAGAaagacagatggatgaatgaatgaacttcagTTTATTAAAGTACAGAATAGGCTACTACACATTACCTTTACATTCACCTGTTAAAATAGTTTTGTAATGTGAAATTTAAGCcaaaataaatcatgtcagattGTTTTTTGATATAATACCCAATAAACGTCAAgtgtaaaacaaatacaaacaggGTTACTAAGGTTACAAAAAATATTTGTCCTCATCAGTTTTGGAGGGACATTGTATTCTTTGTAATAACACTGTGGTGCCTCATTTTCTTCACTTGCTGATGGTGTTCTTTATGGTGTTCTACTTATTGTAAACCTTGGTTTCAGACAACAGCAGCTACGAGATATCAACTCTACAGAAACAACACTTAAAATTCTATTTTGCTCTAATCAGAATCACTTCATTCAGATGTATTATAATCACTTCCAAACACAAGTTTCAATACTATTGGTTACTTTACACATTATAAAAGGTGTGTACATTTGTGCAATCACATTAtggtaagtgttttatttttttccttgaaTTTTGTTGTCTGCTATGCCACATTTACTGTGGAGAAAGTCATATGACATTTGGTTTGTAGGGTGTGTACACTTTCTTATTATATCTACTGCGCCTAACAAAAAGTCAGGCAATTTTGTTGACTAACCTGAACATCTATTACATAGCACCTCAGTGTTGATTATGCCCCATTTAAATTACTTGTTTTTCAGATGCACATCATTTTTAACCATATCTTTACTGATTGCTCTAATTTTAGAAGCaagtatatttttttctgtttgcttgTAATTACAATCTAAAACATATTAAAAGCTTGACTGTTTAATCAGTGAGATAACAGTGTAAACTTTACATTGTTTCTGATCAGGGAAAGAATTGAAAGTAGGTACCTTCCACCTGTGGATGGAAGTGttcattttgtatatttaaaattagCAGTTGTTATATGGCTGGTATATATGGTTGGGATCTGCTCCACCTGTCCCATGGATGAGCAAACACTGCTCATCTCATTCTACATCTCCAGTAATTGCTGTttttccagaatttttttttttactgtctctATCTAAATATCCCTTTTGTTTGAATTTTACTCTACTGCGATGACACACAGCAACCCAATATGTCTCAGAAGACActgtttaacactttaacagtgtGCTCATTTACTGAGTGGAGCTAGCGTCCCAGTGCCACCTCGTGCCCTCTGTCCCTCCACCCGGTGACTCTCAGTTGAGTGGACAAAGCAACATATTCATTCTTTGAGTGGCATCACAGAGATGTCCTGACTTGTGCTTGTTAGCTAAGTGACATCCCAGTTTTTACTTGTGCTTATTCTGTTATTTAGTATAGatgtcatttaattaattaaatgtaatcatttaatAACCTTtggaatatttaattataatatcaaacaatgttttattgtgtgatGGCTTTAGCATTAACATCAAGAAAGCAGGGGAAATGTATAAtaggtttttaaaaataaaagtgtattttGCTACAGCTTTAACTATAGAATAGAATTCTCAATTGGGATATATTTGTGTAccagcctttaaaaaaaatgttgtgtgtttgttccagGGCAGCTTTTGAGTCTGCATCAAAACACTTTATAGAAAAAGATGTAGAAGTGTCTGTGGCAGGCCGATCATTCTTGATCACTGGAGCTAACAGTGGCATTGGCAAAGCATTGGCCATGGCTATTgcaaaaaaaggtacaaaagtgtgtgtagtttgtagtacaaatctaaatatattatacagtactaAAAATCTAGATAGAGCTTCCCTGTACAAGAGGCTGTACTGAGGTGTGATTTGATATTTGTATTAGTGGTTGATTCTGCATTTAGTTTACTATTTACATGTTGACATTTTGTGCTCCCGACATTTCAGGTGGTACAATTCACATGGTCTGTAGAAACAAGGATAAGGCAGAGGAATCCAGAGCTGAGATTATCAAGGAGTCTGGAAACAAAGTGAGATCATATAACTTCCAGCTGTGCAATAATGCTGTTTTTCTCCATATACACACTAAATctatacagaccatacagaacattatttacacaaataaaaatctacTTGTAAAACATTGTTATGCTAGTTCTGATCAGCCAGGGCTGAAACACCATCATAGTCAGAGGTGTCACACATTTAATACGTGGATTCTTCATTTTTATCATCAATCTGCAAAAAAGTTTAGCAAATGTGCCAAATTGATGAACTTTCATATGAAGTATCCACATTGCTACTTagttaaatgaattttaattgtAGCAGGCATTTATAACTGTTCTTGGTTATGAGCTTCAGGAATTAGCAAACAGGTTGTATGGGTGCACTACTGTGTTTCGATTTTTCCCATTTTACATtcacacataaatacaaattaaacaaataagaaGGCAaatcaaaatattatatttattatagatattaGCCTTTTTATAATGTTGGACCAAAAGAAGCTGCCAAAAAAGCTTCATTGTAAAAGCAAAAGGCAAAAAGctctattatttaaataaataatcttccAGTGCATCAGTACCAGGTCATTATTCGTAttagaaatgaagaaagaacaacaaaaacttttttgttaaaaatattattttattttatttttagagagGAAATCACAGGCAGTGGTTGATGGGTACAACTAGAGCATAAAATATACTACAGTGCACTTATTATTCATTGTGCACCACTCGGATTTCCACTTATTTCAGATTGACACGTTTCATTTATCTTGACATCCTCTTTAAATGACATGCAGATAATAATCTTGAAGGTGACCTGTGCATGGACAGAGTgtaatgttcaattcaattcaattttatttgtatagagctttttacaattgacattgtctcaaagcagctttagagaaaataaacatagaacaaagggttattataagaataatataaagattaatagaatacaaaattcaagattaatattagatttagttcacaatgtgtatgtatatatccccaatgagcaagtctgaggtgactcaggcagcagtggcaaggaaaaactcccttagatggtaaggaagaaaccttgagaggaaccaggctcaaggggaaaccatcctcatatgggtgacactggagggtgtgattataaatatacagtctaacagatgttgtatagatgcaaaagatcacatggagttcacaatcacatggagttcacaaaAAAATCTCAGAGAAGGTGGCCTGAattcttgttttatttaattaatcacTTATTTTACAAAACTGTTCAGTCACTGTTCACCAATACAATTTACCGATTTGacccatgttttattttttattccctCTTAAGAATACTGCTTGTTTGGTGCATGTAACAAAGGTTGTTGTGAAAATATGATGCTGCTGATTCTGAGTGTGTTACTTCAGGAAGTTTATGTGCACATCCTGGACCTATCTGAGACCAAGAAGGTATGGGAGTTTGCAgagggatttaaaaaaagacacaaaacccTTAATGTACTGGTGAGTGATCTTTCCTTCAGCCCATTACAGGAATAAGGAATGTAATTAATGCAGAAATGGACTGACTGCttataaactgttttttatCTGCAGATCAATAATGCAGGTTGTATGATGACTAAGAGAGAAGTGAATGCAGAGGGCATTGAGAAGAGTTTTGCCATTAACTCACTTGGTGAGTGAAGTATGACTGGCGTGGGTGGTATAAAAGTCGTCCTTTTCTTATAGCATGTGATTTAACTAATACAACAGTTGTgccataaaaaatgtatatgaaaATCTGCTTTTTTGCTAAATATATCATTGTTTACGCTCTGCTTCATATACTCACaagtattttcattttaatgtatttccGTGTATTATTCTCCTGCCCTCTGAAAATATCTGTTTCCCCAGCCATGTACATTCTCATCAAGAGCCTAATTCCCATGTTGGAAAAGAGCCCTGACCCCAGAgtggtaagtgtgtgttttgtctcttAGAACACAGATACATGGGTCTAGAAAAATATCTGTCTTTCTGACTGCAGTAATGTCTCTCAGATCACAGTGACATCTGGGGGGATGTTGGTCCAGAAACTGCGCACAGGAAATTTGCAGTCCCAGAGAGGCAGATATGATGGCACTATGGTGTATGCACAAAACAAGGTATACAAATCAATAGCACTGGAATACatctgtgggaaaaaaatgtaaaaaattatatacCCACATTCCAATTAAAACAGCCCCACAGCACAAAGTATATTTGTTTGGCACTAGTATTCTGAGCTTGTTTATGGTAATGAAcagcatttatattttatttagtatgatttagttttttttgtttttttccagaggCAGCAAGTGGTGATGACAGAACAGTTTGCTAAAGCTCACACCAGCATTCACTTTTCAGTAATGCATCCTGGTTGGGTGGACACACCAAGTAATTACACTCTTGATAATAAGAGATTGCAAATACTTGAAATAGTCTGAGCTAGTTCTATCAATGACAGCTCTTTTTCATCTCTTTTTTCATCTCGCTGTTACTAGTGATTGCAAATGCTATGCCTGAC
It encodes the following:
- the LOC113637839 gene encoding uncharacterized protein LOC113637839 isoform X1; this translates as METASFTVSRMQLDLKNRRLYIFEDVFIAKDEDVTRFVDYIHKASRHVSGRGVCGGEWSAARETSQRSASKVKWSGAYQDGAGLTLGVEVEQCNAFLSRIAVTTKHMSKAGRTDMLTLLAMRWNKQTFNNLATALSRRYQKTTKALQSQLQNPMKVELTVTESQLEDWVNDVKEWAHATTTTTTSDVDALASRIEVLVASIKRRSQRLYKDTDGNKGRARIRRKIREEKGILTSVVEKYNIMVPKTETLCLETILSGETAWPWQLPPHSDSQCGEVK
- the LOC113637839 gene encoding uncharacterized protein LOC113637839 isoform X2, which codes for METASFTVSRMQLDLKNRRLYIFEDVFIAKDEDVTRFVDYIHKASRHVSGRGVCGGEWSAARETSQRSASKVKWSGAYQDGAGLTLGVEVEQCNAFLSRIAVTTKHMSKAGRTDMLTLLAMRWNKQTFNNLATALSRRYQKTTKALQSQLQNPMKVELTVTESQLEDWVNDVKEWAHATTTTTTSDVDALASRIEVLVASIKRRSQRLYKDTDGNKGRARIRRKIREEKGILTSVVEKYNIMVPKTETLCLETILSDSQCGEVK
- the dhrs12la gene encoding DHRS-12_like_SDR_c-like domain-containing protein isoform X1, which codes for MSLYRNSAWFLKGCIEFTKAAFESASKHFIEKDVEVSVAGRSFLITGANSGIGKALAMAIAKKGGTIHMVCRNKDKAEESRAEIIKESGNKEVYVHILDLSETKKVWEFAEGFKKRHKTLNVLINNAGCMMTKREVNAEGIEKSFAINSLAMYILIKSLIPMLEKSPDPRVITVTSGGMLVQKLRTGNLQSQRGRYDGTMVYAQNKRQQVVMTEQFAKAHTSIHFSVMHPGWVDTPMIANAMPDFYRSMKERLRTPEQGADTLVWLAVSEAAVANPSGRFFQDRRMVSAHLPLAWTHSSQLEDDKFMSVMEEMAKGFQPH
- the dhrs12la gene encoding DHRS-12_like_SDR_c-like domain-containing protein isoform X2, with protein sequence MVCRNKDKAEESRAEIIKESGNKEVYVHILDLSETKKVWEFAEGFKKRHKTLNVLINNAGCMMTKREVNAEGIEKSFAINSLAMYILIKSLIPMLEKSPDPRVITVTSGGMLVQKLRTGNLQSQRGRYDGTMVYAQNKRQQVVMTEQFAKAHTSIHFSVMHPGWVDTPMIANAMPDFYRSMKERLRTPEQGADTLVWLAVSEAAVANPSGRFFQDRRMVSAHLPLAWTHSSQLEDDKFMSVMEEMAKGFQPH